The Merismopedia glauca CCAP 1448/3 DNA segment CCCCTAGATGACATATTATCTAGTTAATAATCCACGCCTCGTTTTAAATCTACTCCGCGATCGGCGTAGTGTTTGTGACAAATCATTTCGGAATGAACGCTAGCTAAATTAAAGTAAGATGGGGGATTGAGACAGCGACCAGTGATAATTACCTGTGTATCGCGTGGTTTTCTCAGTAAAGCGTCTACAATTGGTTTTTCATCTAATAATTCTAGATCGACGGTGGGGTTAAGTTCATCTAAAATGATAGTTTTGTATATACCTGATGCGATCGCACTTTGAGCTATTTCCCACCCACGTTCGGCTTCGACGTAATCGATTTCTTGCTGTTGTCCTCGCCACACTATAGCATCGCCACCACACCGTTGATGATCGACTAGATCGGGGTAACTTTGTTGCAAAGCTGCGATCGCCGCATCTTCAGTATACCCACTCCCGCCTTTGAGCCATTGCATAATTAAGACGCGGTGGGATTTATCCGTACTAATTCCCCTTCCAATGGCTTGTAAAGCTTTTCCTAAAGCGCTGGTAGATTTACCTTTCCCCGCACCTGTATAAATTTCAATTCCTTCTATCCCTTGTTCTTCAGGTAGGGAGTGGTAATGGGGTTTCATTTCCGAATGCAAATCGGCTAAATCTAGTAAACTTTGGGGTGTACCTCGTCCTGTGACGATCACTTCTAGGTGTTGGGATTTGTGTTTCAGAG contains these protein-coding regions:
- a CDS encoding cob(I)yrinic acid a,c-diamide adenosyltransferase, with protein sequence MTRTGIGIRTATLRNERVTGQIHVYDGAGKGKSQAALGVVLRSIGLGIHSGLDTRVLLLGFLKGPERDYDEDAAIAALQKGFPHLIDQVRTGRAEHFGKEEITKFDRQEAQRGWDVAKGAIASNLYSVIVLDELNPVLDLGLLPTEEIVQTLKHKSQHLEVIVTGRGTPQSLLDLADLHSEMKPHYHSLPEEQGIEGIEIYTGAGKGKSTSALGKALQAIGRGISTDKSHRVLIMQWLKGGSGYTEDAAIAALQQSYPDLVDHQRCGGDAIVWRGQQQEIDYVEAERGWEIAQSAIASGIYKTIILDELNPTVDLELLDEKPIVDALLRKPRDTQVIITGRCLNPPSYFNLASVHSEMICHKHYADRGVDLKRGVDY